A DNA window from Ignavibacteriales bacterium contains the following coding sequences:
- a CDS encoding phosphatase PAP2 family protein: protein MLEYLNFIDIKLFHFVNGSLSNSVFDFLMPIITDLNKLRLVLVFVAVILLWMLIRGRRHVKIAALLLIVTIVVSDQLSSSVLKYWLERPRPCHVLHNVHLLVSCGSGFSFPSSHAVNNFAAALILAFFFPRAQWWFFGIASLVAFSRVYVGVHYPSDIIGGAIIGLFCAGSVLLVFIALEKLWYSVRHNKAYEESF from the coding sequence GTGCTCGAATATCTCAATTTTATCGATATTAAATTGTTCCACTTTGTGAATGGTTCGTTGTCCAATTCAGTGTTCGATTTTCTTATGCCAATCATCACCGACTTGAATAAGCTGCGACTAGTATTGGTCTTCGTAGCCGTCATTCTTCTATGGATGCTTATTAGGGGGAGGCGTCATGTTAAGATCGCGGCCCTGCTTCTCATTGTTACTATTGTTGTGAGTGACCAATTAAGCAGTTCTGTGCTCAAGTATTGGCTGGAACGCCCAAGACCATGCCACGTTCTGCACAATGTTCATCTCCTCGTTAGCTGCGGAAGCGGGTTCTCATTTCCGTCTTCGCACGCCGTCAATAATTTTGCAGCCGCTCTGATATTGGCTTTCTTTTTTCCCCGGGCTCAATGGTGGTTTTTTGGGATTGCATCACTTGTAGCTTTTTCACGTGTGTACGTCGGCGTTCATTATCCATCTGATATAATCGGTGGCGCAATCATCGGATTATTTTGCGCTGGGAGCGTGCTTCTCGTTTTTATTGCATTAGAAAAACTTTGGTACAGCGTTCGGCATAACAAAGCGTACGAAGAAAGCTTTTGA
- the lnt gene encoding apolipoprotein N-acyltransferase, which yields MTDSELHQTQDRWLPRAGLSVASGILLGFSFPPSPFYTLAYVAFIPLFFLFARLESFYKIAKYSYLFLFVFHLITVYWTGGFVVGKDLWMMTAGAAVIFIHPLFFLPIVVLAFLVKKKLGLIQGLIAFALFWTSFEYLHSLGEYSFPWLSLGNSQAYDLHRIQIVEYSSVYGLTLLIFTFNSIAFLILWNQASGTWKLRSRKILFLVSVLVILYFGSALYGTYAMKKESIDVNNKISVGILQPNFDPWDKWGGSFGDKFESYVRQLNYYFTETQQLSKLKPDMIIWPETAIPFHILLPRYSLYLSELLSLADTLNLPIYTGLPTAEYFDSLHAPATAERIGMSNLYVESYNAGVLIQPHRVIGQIHKKSILVPFAERIPYAESFRFLIEPLKWNVGISSWGKGEDTVVYALRLKDGRQTKFSGMICYESVYPNYVREFVKRGAEFLVIITNDSWWGNTPGAYQHASFASLRAVETRRWVVQCANGGISMVVDPTGKRQVTTDLYTKAQFIADIDLLSKKTFYVAYGDVVAQICLVMSILMLFSAIVKINKSKGN from the coding sequence ATGACTGATTCCGAATTACATCAAACTCAAGACCGATGGTTGCCGCGTGCAGGGCTTTCAGTTGCTTCCGGAATTCTTCTCGGTTTCTCTTTTCCGCCGTCTCCATTTTATACACTGGCGTATGTTGCATTTATCCCACTGTTTTTCCTTTTCGCCAGATTAGAATCTTTTTACAAGATTGCAAAGTATTCGTATTTATTCCTCTTCGTTTTCCATCTCATAACGGTATATTGGACAGGCGGATTTGTTGTCGGTAAAGATCTGTGGATGATGACAGCCGGTGCTGCAGTTATTTTCATTCATCCGCTATTCTTCCTGCCGATAGTTGTACTGGCATTTCTTGTTAAGAAAAAGCTTGGACTTATTCAGGGACTCATAGCATTTGCCTTGTTCTGGACTTCGTTTGAATATCTTCACTCGCTGGGCGAATATTCGTTTCCATGGCTTTCACTTGGAAATAGCCAGGCATATGATCTTCATCGAATCCAGATAGTTGAATATTCCTCTGTGTACGGGTTGACACTTCTCATTTTTACATTCAATAGTATAGCTTTTTTGATACTATGGAATCAAGCGAGCGGCACATGGAAGCTTCGATCAAGAAAGATCCTCTTTTTAGTATCAGTTCTGGTCATCCTGTATTTTGGTTCTGCTCTCTACGGCACGTATGCTATGAAGAAGGAATCGATAGATGTCAATAATAAAATATCTGTCGGCATCCTTCAACCAAACTTTGATCCCTGGGACAAATGGGGCGGAAGTTTCGGTGATAAATTCGAATCATATGTTCGTCAACTCAATTATTATTTTACTGAAACACAACAACTTTCCAAACTCAAACCGGATATGATTATCTGGCCGGAAACAGCTATTCCATTTCACATTCTCTTGCCTCGATATTCTCTCTATCTTTCAGAGCTTCTTTCACTTGCCGATACACTGAACCTTCCTATTTATACGGGGCTTCCTACTGCAGAATATTTCGATTCATTACATGCGCCGGCAACTGCGGAAAGAATTGGAATGTCAAATCTCTATGTGGAATCATACAACGCTGGTGTTCTCATTCAGCCTCACCGCGTCATTGGACAAATTCATAAGAAGTCAATCTTGGTTCCATTTGCAGAGCGCATTCCCTACGCAGAATCATTTCGGTTTCTCATCGAGCCCCTTAAATGGAACGTAGGAATTTCAAGCTGGGGAAAAGGTGAGGATACTGTTGTGTACGCATTACGTTTGAAAGATGGCCGTCAAACAAAATTTTCTGGAATGATTTGCTATGAATCGGTCTATCCAAATTATGTAAGAGAATTTGTGAAACGAGGAGCCGAATTTCTCGTCATTATCACAAACGATAGCTGGTGGGGTAATACGCCTGGTGCATATCAGCATGCTTCGTTTGCATCTTTAAGAGCAGTTGAAACTCGGCGCTGGGTAGTTCAGTGCGCAAACGGCGGTATTTCCATGGTTGTTGATCCGACAGGTAAAAGACAAGTAACAACAGATTTGTACACAAAAGCTCAATTTATTGCGGATATTGATTTGTTATCAAAAAAAACATTTTATGTTGCCTACGGAGATGTCGTAGCTCAAATATGTCTTGTGATGTCAATATTAATGCTATTTTCAGCAATCGTAAAAATAAATAAATCAAAAGGGAACTGA
- a CDS encoding acylphosphatase — protein MEIRAHVVVSGLVQGVGYRYFVFNRAVNLGLVGYARNIFSGKVEIEIEGDRSLIEEFIKEVKVGPRVAQVKDLKIEWLDCTQSYKSFEIR, from the coding sequence ATGGAAATTCGAGCACATGTCGTGGTGAGTGGATTAGTTCAAGGTGTTGGATATCGCTATTTTGTCTTCAATCGGGCGGTCAATCTCGGATTAGTTGGGTATGCGCGAAATATTTTTTCTGGCAAGGTTGAAATCGAGATTGAAGGAGATCGCTCATTGATAGAAGAATTTATTAAGGAAGTAAAGGTTGGTCCGCGAGTAGCACAAGTAAAAGATTTAAAAATAGAATGGCTCGATTGTACTCAATCGTATAAAAGTTTCGAAATACGATAA
- the ltaE gene encoding low-specificity L-threonine aldolase, with the protein MIDLRSDTVTKPSHEMREAMLTAEVGDDVYGEDPTVNRLQERVAELLGKEAALFVPSGVMANQLAIKVQTQPGDEVIVESESHIFNFETAGAAFLSNVQLCTVKGTHGILKADQVPQAIRSSVYYNPKTSLLCLENTHNKAGGTIYPLEEIQKIHDVARNRKLSLHLDGARLWNASVATGIAPIEYARFFDTVSVCFSKGLGAPVGSALTGTREKIESARKYRKIFGGGMRQVGILAAGALFALDHNIKRLKEDHDKAKWLAKELCTLPGISLDLNSVQTNILIFTVSGRSENAEELISQLKAQGVLISEMGNSTLRAVTHLDVSMEQIKKASAAIQSLLCN; encoded by the coding sequence ATGATCGATCTGCGAAGCGATACAGTAACAAAACCTTCTCATGAAATGAGAGAGGCGATGCTCACTGCTGAAGTTGGCGATGATGTGTATGGTGAAGATCCAACAGTAAATCGATTGCAGGAAAGAGTAGCTGAACTTCTTGGCAAAGAGGCGGCGCTTTTTGTGCCATCAGGTGTGATGGCAAATCAACTGGCAATCAAAGTGCAAACTCAGCCGGGTGATGAAGTTATTGTCGAAAGCGAATCGCATATCTTTAACTTCGAAACGGCTGGAGCTGCATTTCTTTCGAATGTACAGTTGTGTACCGTCAAGGGAACCCATGGTATCTTAAAAGCAGATCAGGTGCCTCAAGCAATTCGCTCATCGGTGTATTACAATCCGAAGACTTCACTGCTCTGTCTTGAAAATACACACAACAAGGCAGGCGGAACAATTTATCCACTTGAAGAAATTCAGAAAATCCATGACGTGGCGCGAAACAGAAAACTTTCCCTTCATCTTGATGGCGCTCGTCTCTGGAATGCCTCTGTGGCAACTGGTATTGCTCCCATTGAATATGCCCGCTTTTTTGATACAGTCTCAGTGTGTTTCTCAAAAGGCTTGGGGGCTCCGGTTGGTTCTGCTTTAACTGGAACGCGAGAGAAAATCGAATCCGCACGTAAATATCGAAAAATATTTGGCGGCGGAATGCGCCAGGTGGGAATTCTTGCGGCAGGCGCATTATTCGCCCTTGACCATAACATTAAGCGTTTGAAGGAAGATCACGACAAAGCAAAATGGTTAGCAAAAGAATTATGTACTCTTCCCGGTATTTCGCTTGATTTAAATTCTGTGCAAACAAATATTCTTATCTTCACTGTGAGCGGCAGATCAGAGAACGCGGAAGAGCTTATCTCTCAGTTAAAAGCTCAAGGTGTTCTTATTTCAGAAATGGGTAACTCTACTTTGCGTGCGGTAACACATCTTGATGTGAGTATGGAACAAATTAAAAAAGCATCGGCAGCGATACAATCACTTCTCTGTAATTAA
- the nusA gene encoding transcription termination factor NusA → MNHEIVESFAQMAREKGIDKDILIGIVEDIFGMMVKKKYGPNVKYDVVVNMDKGDIEIYLEKEVVEVVEDPSTQISVADAQKKSGDNLVAGEEFVEIVPLADFGRRLVISAKQNLNQRIKEIEREAIFNEYTNSIGEIVVGEIYQIRKGKGEILVMHNKNELLLPRNEQIYKERYKKGDTIRAIVKEVRKGAGNPTVVISRTDPAFLMRLFEIEIPEVYDGIIEIKRIAREPGDRAKVAVLSHDERIDAVGACVGMKGVRIHAIVRELNNENIDVINYSEDPMVFIQRALAPAKLKEIQMDKDNKKAIINVANDQVSLAIGKGGQNVRLASKLTGYELNVQKEGGEEEEYDMDLSEFREELGDVLFHKFFDENYKSVRDIIQTSKEDLVNTLGIEPEKVDEILTMLKKGFEEAEIEVDEETDALLAEIDGSGKEEKSEKEEISADIKTHEESTVKKTEEPKPEGE, encoded by the coding sequence ATGAATCACGAGATTGTTGAATCATTCGCACAGATGGCTCGCGAAAAAGGCATCGACAAGGATATCCTTATCGGAATAGTGGAAGATATCTTTGGGATGATGGTGAAGAAGAAGTACGGACCAAATGTAAAATATGACGTTGTCGTCAATATGGACAAAGGTGACATCGAAATCTACCTTGAAAAAGAAGTTGTCGAAGTGGTGGAAGATCCATCCACACAGATATCCGTTGCGGATGCACAAAAGAAATCTGGAGATAATTTAGTCGCCGGAGAAGAGTTTGTTGAAATCGTTCCATTGGCAGACTTTGGCCGCCGCCTTGTGATTAGTGCAAAGCAAAACTTAAATCAACGCATCAAAGAAATCGAACGTGAGGCGATCTTTAATGAATATACGAACTCTATCGGGGAAATTGTTGTAGGTGAGATTTATCAGATTCGAAAAGGCAAGGGCGAAATTCTTGTCATGCACAACAAGAATGAATTGCTTCTGCCAAGGAACGAACAAATTTACAAGGAGCGGTATAAAAAAGGCGACACGATCCGCGCTATTGTAAAAGAAGTCCGCAAAGGAGCAGGGAATCCGACTGTCGTCATATCCAGAACAGATCCTGCGTTCCTTATGCGTTTGTTTGAAATTGAAATTCCCGAAGTCTACGACGGAATCATTGAAATTAAACGGATTGCACGCGAACCGGGTGACAGAGCCAAAGTGGCAGTTCTTTCACACGACGAACGTATTGATGCTGTCGGGGCATGCGTTGGAATGAAGGGTGTGCGTATCCATGCAATAGTTCGAGAATTGAATAACGAGAATATCGACGTCATTAATTATTCTGAAGATCCCATGGTATTTATCCAGCGTGCACTTGCACCGGCGAAACTTAAAGAAATTCAAATGGATAAGGACAATAAGAAGGCAATCATCAATGTTGCCAACGATCAGGTTTCTCTCGCGATTGGCAAAGGCGGACAGAATGTTCGCTTGGCCTCTAAATTGACAGGGTATGAGTTGAATGTGCAAAAAGAAGGCGGAGAGGAAGAAGAATACGACATGGATCTTTCGGAATTCCGTGAAGAACTGGGCGATGTCCTTTTCCATAAATTCTTTGATGAAAACTACAAATCGGTGCGTGATATTATCCAAACGTCAAAAGAAGATTTGGTGAATACACTCGGTATCGAACCGGAAAAGGTGGACGAGATTCTTACAATGTTGAAGAAGGGTTTTGAAGAAGCAGAAATTGAAGTTGACGAAGAAACAGATGCCTTGCTTGCAGAGATCGATGGATCAGGAAAAGAAGAAAAATCTGAAAAAGAGGAAATCTCTGCAGATATAAAAACGCACGAAGAATCAACAGTTAAAAAGACAGAAGAACCTAAGCCGGAAGGCGAGTAA
- the ispF gene encoding 2-C-methyl-D-erythritol 2,4-cyclodiphosphate synthase has product MTKETKEVIRFGLGYDVHRLVQGRKLVLGGVRIPSNIGLLGHSDADVLLHAICDALLGAAALGDIGKHFPDINALYRNISSLKLLKQVGILIRENGFAINNIDSTVVLEKPKIAKYVDVMRQRIGKALKISPQFISIKATTHEGLGSFGRGEGCAAFAIASILQKEIK; this is encoded by the coding sequence GTGACAAAGGAAACAAAAGAAGTGATTCGATTTGGATTAGGTTATGATGTTCACCGTTTGGTACAAGGACGAAAGCTCGTCTTAGGCGGCGTTCGTATTCCTTCAAACATCGGACTGTTAGGACATTCTGACGCGGATGTTTTGCTTCATGCCATCTGTGATGCACTTCTTGGCGCAGCGGCATTGGGCGATATCGGAAAACATTTTCCCGATATAAATGCACTCTATCGCAATATCTCAAGTCTCAAGCTCCTTAAACAAGTCGGAATACTGATTCGGGAAAATGGGTTTGCTATTAACAACATCGATTCAACTGTCGTTCTCGAAAAGCCGAAAATAGCAAAGTACGTTGATGTGATGCGTCAACGCATTGGAAAGGCACTCAAGATCTCTCCTCAGTTCATTTCCATTAAAGCTACTACCCATGAGGGACTTGGATCTTTTGGCAGGGGAGAAGGCTGTGCTGCCTTTGCCATTGCTTCCATTTTGCAAAAAGAAATTAAGTAA
- a CDS encoding ABC transporter permease: protein MKFVSIISAISITGVTIGVAALVVVLSVFNGFGSLVSSILINFDPHLRIESTAPLDSAGYRPMLAYLSQQPYVKAYSPFVGGKALIVSRNVNRVVNIRGLETSKIPLVSGLSEKLVLGSVDIDERPSGGIILGLVLADRLGVVIGDTISIVSPSGAELATMQLALPLIRRFRVAGIYESNNKDYDGYYAFTNLTNAQSLFDRAGRIDGIDIRFDQIDKTDRWRNELQQKFGSAFRYLTWYDLHHELFTVMQIERWCAYIVLCLIIAVASFNLLGSLTMTVIEKRRDIGILKAMGASSESLKKIFGLQGLFVGIAGTIAGSVIGLLIVYLQERYHLVALDTTIYIIPAMPVEVHLMDIVVIAVAAIGLCSLASRLPAKRAASLDPVKAIRWE, encoded by the coding sequence ATGAAATTTGTCTCAATTATTTCAGCAATTTCTATCACAGGCGTTACGATTGGTGTAGCGGCGCTCGTTGTTGTGCTCTCAGTATTTAACGGTTTTGGAAGCTTGGTATCTTCCATTCTCATCAATTTTGATCCGCATCTTCGAATCGAAAGTACGGCTCCATTGGATTCGGCTGGGTATAGACCTATGCTCGCATACCTTTCTCAACAGCCGTATGTGAAAGCATATTCACCGTTTGTAGGTGGAAAGGCGCTTATTGTTTCGCGAAATGTAAACCGCGTTGTCAATATCAGAGGACTCGAAACAAGTAAAATTCCGCTTGTCTCCGGGCTATCAGAAAAACTTGTCCTCGGATCAGTTGATATAGATGAAAGACCAAGCGGTGGAATTATCCTTGGTCTTGTTCTTGCAGATAGATTAGGTGTTGTTATCGGTGATACAATTTCTATCGTAAGTCCATCAGGTGCAGAATTGGCGACGATGCAGCTTGCATTACCGCTCATTCGCCGTTTTCGAGTGGCTGGAATTTACGAATCAAATAATAAAGATTATGACGGCTACTATGCTTTCACAAACCTCACCAATGCTCAATCTCTGTTCGATCGTGCAGGGCGAATTGACGGCATAGATATACGCTTTGATCAAATTGATAAGACAGATCGTTGGAGGAATGAATTGCAGCAGAAGTTTGGGAGCGCTTTTCGTTATCTCACGTGGTACGATCTGCACCACGAACTTTTCACCGTCATGCAAATCGAACGGTGGTGCGCGTATATCGTGCTCTGTCTTATTATTGCAGTCGCTTCCTTTAATCTGCTCGGCTCTTTGACGATGACCGTTATTGAGAAACGGCGCGATATTGGAATTCTCAAAGCGATGGGTGCTTCGAGCGAAAGCCTGAAGAAAATATTTGGACTTCAAGGTCTCTTTGTTGGGATCGCCGGTACCATAGCAGGATCGGTAATTGGATTACTTATTGTGTATCTTCAAGAACGGTATCATTTAGTTGCACTCGATACAACAATATATATCATACCAGCAATGCCGGTTGAAGTGCATCTCATGGACATTGTGGTTATTGCAGTCGCTGCAATTGGTTTATGTTCGCTTGCGTCACGCCTCCCGGCTAAACGGGCGGCAAGTCTTGATCCAGTGAAAGCCATACGATGGGAATGA
- a CDS encoding DedA family protein, with protein MEEFVTYLAALNPLWVYCVAAAIAYMENVFPPLPSDVILLAAGSLAAPELGKVNFILLLVLSTAGSTAGFLTMYKIGDWFGVRILEAGKFKFIPLEKVHQVETWFKAYGYWIVIANRFMAGTRAVVSFFAGMSELSLMRTTILSLLSSLLWNFILLFAGREMGMNWREIVFHLETYGKVVTIILIVVVIIFVSRYYYKNRINSSGNPTSTKPSDK; from the coding sequence ATGGAAGAATTTGTCACGTACCTTGCAGCACTGAATCCACTCTGGGTCTATTGTGTTGCCGCTGCAATTGCGTATATGGAGAATGTGTTTCCGCCTTTACCAAGCGATGTGATTTTGCTCGCTGCTGGATCGCTTGCTGCACCCGAACTTGGAAAAGTAAATTTTATTCTTCTGCTCGTCCTTTCGACTGCAGGAAGTACCGCAGGTTTCCTCACGATGTACAAAATTGGTGATTGGTTTGGTGTTCGTATTTTGGAAGCAGGAAAATTCAAGTTCATTCCGCTTGAGAAAGTGCATCAAGTTGAAACGTGGTTTAAGGCCTACGGGTACTGGATTGTCATTGCGAACCGCTTTATGGCCGGCACAAGAGCCGTTGTTTCTTTTTTTGCCGGAATGTCTGAATTATCGCTTATGCGGACAACGATCCTGTCGTTGCTGAGTTCATTGCTTTGGAATTTTATTCTCTTGTTTGCCGGGAGAGAAATGGGAATGAATTGGAGAGAAATAGTATTCCATCTTGAAACGTACGGCAAAGTGGTAACGATTATTCTGATTGTCGTTGTCATAATATTTGTCAGCCGGTATTATTACAAAAATCGAATAAATTCTTCCGGCAATCCAACTTCTACAAAACCTTCGGATAAATAA
- a CDS encoding ABC transporter ATP-binding protein has translation MGMTRRSTLLTGENIWKEYPMGKNQTLQVLKGVDIEIRHGEFVVIVGPSGSGKSTLLHILGGLDRPTDGMVKLGDQNVFAHTEEQLAIFRNRSLGFIFQFHHLLPEFSALENVCMPALIAGKTIKEATPRAQILLEQVGLSDRARHKPNELSGGEQQRVAVARALMNNPKIVLADEPSGNLDEENGLSLHRLLVHLSEEFGMTFVVATHNFDLTRRAHRVLRLSDGKLNIARHQ, from the coding sequence ATGGGAATGACACGCCGCTCAACTCTTCTTACCGGAGAGAATATTTGGAAAGAATATCCGATGGGAAAGAACCAGACTCTTCAGGTTCTGAAAGGTGTTGATATTGAAATTCGACATGGGGAATTCGTTGTGATTGTAGGTCCGTCCGGCTCGGGTAAAAGTACCTTGCTGCACATTTTAGGCGGACTTGATCGTCCCACGGATGGAATGGTAAAACTTGGTGACCAGAATGTATTTGCGCATACAGAAGAACAACTGGCAATATTTAGAAATCGTTCGCTTGGTTTTATTTTTCAATTCCATCATCTTCTTCCGGAATTTTCTGCATTAGAAAATGTATGCATGCCTGCGCTGATAGCCGGAAAAACAATCAAGGAAGCAACTCCGCGTGCTCAAATACTTTTGGAACAGGTAGGTCTTTCGGATCGTGCACGCCATAAGCCGAATGAACTTTCCGGTGGAGAACAACAAAGAGTTGCTGTCGCCCGCGCACTTATGAACAATCCAAAGATTGTTCTTGCAGATGAACCATCGGGTAATCTTGATGAAGAGAACGGTCTGAGTTTGCATCGTTTGCTGGTACATCTCTCAGAAGAATTTGGAATGACATTTGTCGTTGCAACACACAATTTTGACCTTACGAGACGTGCACATCGTGTGCTTCGCCTTTCTGACGGAAAATTGAACATCGCTAGGCATCAGTAA
- a CDS encoding TIGR00730 family Rossman fold protein, giving the protein MENNNLDHQSRTDYDIQQDQQLKGLLSAQDDVWRIFRVMAEFVDGFTMMARQKNLVSVFGSARLEPDSRYYHLAVLVAKELVKHGFNVLTGGGPGIMEAANKGAQEQRGNSVGVCIELPHEEDANRYIDRGRMQTFRHFFVRKVMFVKYAHGFIVMPGGFGTFDEFFEALTLVQTKKTKAFPIILMGSDYWKGLVDWIKTTVVQEKMIAPEDIDLIHVTDDPVEAATIIENFYKKNVMITNF; this is encoded by the coding sequence ATGGAGAACAACAATCTCGATCATCAATCTCGGACAGATTACGACATTCAACAAGATCAACAACTCAAGGGGCTTCTCTCAGCGCAGGATGATGTATGGCGTATCTTCCGCGTTATGGCAGAATTTGTCGATGGGTTTACTATGATGGCTCGACAAAAGAATCTCGTTTCTGTATTTGGTTCTGCTCGATTAGAGCCGGATTCGCGTTACTACCATCTTGCAGTGCTGGTGGCGAAAGAACTTGTCAAGCATGGGTTCAACGTGCTTACCGGTGGCGGTCCCGGCATTATGGAGGCGGCAAATAAAGGGGCACAAGAGCAAAGAGGAAATTCTGTCGGTGTCTGCATAGAACTGCCGCATGAAGAAGACGCGAATAGGTATATTGATCGAGGAAGAATGCAAACTTTTAGGCATTTCTTTGTCCGAAAAGTAATGTTTGTTAAGTATGCCCATGGATTTATCGTCATGCCTGGAGGATTTGGTACGTTTGATGAATTCTTTGAAGCGCTTACACTTGTACAGACAAAAAAAACAAAAGCATTTCCGATTATCCTTATGGGTTCAGATTACTGGAAAGGTCTTGTTGATTGGATCAAAACGACGGTTGTTCAGGAGAAAATGATCGCTCCTGAAGATATAGATTTGATTCACGTAACTGACGATCCGGTCGAAGCCGCTACAATTATCGAGAATTTCTACAAAAAAAACGTCATGATTACGAATTTCTAA
- a CDS encoding ABC transporter permease, giving the protein MRLRFKKKDVTDFIAIRHLTSRHNKGFVSFITFIAIIGVTLGVASLDITLAILGGFERTIKENVVSFTAHMQLFAFENDLLPDPDLTIQKVIARFPEVLEMAPYLSREGMIRSKSDIDGVLIKGVDPTNDISAAKRRLVEGVYDLEERETGAQRVIVGRRLAEKLNVRLNDRVLMYALGGTSLSLSQTRIMQFEISGIYETGMADYDGSVIYVHLRNAQRLCQVGRTVSGFDILVSNTDSLTSLAQQIPEYLGYPYYARTMFQQYRNLFAWVDLQRIPVLIILALIIIVATVNIIGTLLMMILGKSREIGTLIAIGMQRKNIVRVFLKQGFLIGIIGTILGNCIALVLCWLELRYRLFPLPSGIYFMTHVPVELSIINFILVSAAALGMSFLASWLPSKLAAKMDPIKLIRFS; this is encoded by the coding sequence GTGCGTTTACGGTTCAAAAAAAAAGATGTAACAGATTTCATTGCAATTCGGCATTTGACCTCGAGGCATAATAAAGGATTTGTTTCCTTTATTACGTTCATTGCAATTATCGGTGTCACGCTTGGCGTTGCCAGTTTAGATATCACGCTCGCCATCCTCGGTGGATTTGAAAGAACCATCAAAGAGAATGTCGTGAGTTTTACCGCTCATATGCAATTGTTCGCATTTGAGAACGATTTATTACCAGATCCGGATTTGACCATTCAAAAAGTTATTGCACGTTTCCCGGAAGTGCTCGAGATGGCGCCGTATCTTTCCCGTGAAGGAATGATTCGATCGAAGTCAGATATAGATGGTGTTCTGATTAAAGGTGTTGATCCGACAAACGATATTTCAGCAGCAAAACGAAGACTTGTTGAAGGTGTCTATGATCTTGAAGAACGCGAGACCGGTGCTCAGCGAGTCATCGTAGGAAGGCGGTTAGCAGAAAAATTAAATGTACGCCTCAATGATCGTGTACTGATGTATGCGCTGGGAGGGACGTCGCTCTCACTTTCCCAAACGCGGATTATGCAATTTGAGATCAGCGGGATTTACGAAACAGGAATGGCAGATTACGATGGAAGTGTGATTTACGTCCATTTGAGAAATGCGCAGCGTCTCTGCCAAGTCGGAAGAACTGTTTCAGGATTTGATATCTTAGTTTCTAATACTGATAGTCTTACGTCGCTTGCCCAACAAATTCCTGAATATCTCGGTTATCCATATTATGCCCGGACAATGTTTCAGCAGTATAGAAATTTATTTGCGTGGGTCGATCTTCAGCGCATACCCGTATTGATTATTTTAGCGCTCATTATTATTGTTGCCACTGTGAATATTATTGGCACATTGTTGATGATGATACTTGGGAAGTCACGTGAAATCGGAACACTCATAGCGATAGGCATGCAGCGCAAGAATATTGTTCGTGTTTTTCTGAAGCAAGGATTTCTTATCGGGATCATTGGAACAATTCTTGGCAATTGTATTGCGCTCGTACTTTGTTGGTTGGAACTTCGGTATCGATTATTTCCACTTCCATCGGGAATTTATTTTATGACGCATGTTCCGGTTGAGCTTTCTATTATCAATTTTATCCTCGTCAGTGCAGCCGCGCTTGGCATGAGTTTTCTTGCGTCGTGGCTTCCATCAAAACTTGCCGCAAAAATGGATCCAATAAAACTTATTCGCTTTTCATAA